The stretch of DNA GTTGAACAAGATGCCTCTGATCTGCATCTCATCGATGGCATCCCGCCCGCCATAAGGATAAACGGGGAGCTGACCTACCTGAACGAGGATGTGACATATCACAAGGATATGAGGGAGTTTTTTGATGAGATCGTTGTTGACCAGGTAAAAAAAGAGCGTTTCCGCAGAGACCAGGAACTTGATTTTTCCTACGAGCTTGAAAATGTTGCACGTTTCAGGATCAATGTCTACCACCAGAAAGGCACCATAGCGTTTTCGGTCCGGCACGTGCCGCTCACCATCCCCAGGCTGGAAGACCTCAGCCTGCCTGTCATCCTGAAAGAGCTTACCAGGAAACCGAATGGACTGGTTCTGGTGACCGGTCCCACGGGAAGCGGCAAATCAACAACGCTTGCCGCGATGGTTGAGCTTATTAACGAAGAAAGGTCGCTCCATATTATCACCGTAGAAGACCCGATCGAGTATGTATATACGGCGAGAAAGTCGATCCTTTCCCAGAGGGAGGTGGGTGACGATACCAAATCATTCTCCCTGGCGCTCCGGCACGTATTGAGACAGGACCCCGATGTGATCCTCATCGGTGAGATGCGGGATCTGGAAACAATGCAGGCTGCCATAACCGCCGCCGAGACCGGCCATCTTGTTTTTTCCACGCTCCATACAACAAGCGCTGCCCAGACCATTGACAGGATCGTTGATGTCTTTCCACCCCATCAACAGGCACAAATACGGTCCCAGCTTTCGATCACCCTGCAGGCCGTGATCACGCAAAAGCTTTTGAGGCGTGCCAATACGAAAGGGAGGGTACCGGCTACAGAGATCCTCATGGCAACGCCGGCATTGAGGAACCT from Syntrophorhabdaceae bacterium encodes:
- a CDS encoding type IV pilus twitching motility protein PilT; this encodes MLYAMVEQDASDLHLIDGIPPAIRINGELTYLNEDVTYHKDMREFFDEIVVDQVKKERFRRDQELDFSYELENVARFRINVYHQKGTIAFSVRHVPLTIPRLEDLSLPVILKELTRKPNGLVLVTGPTGSGKSTTLAAMVELINEERSLHIITVEDPIEYVYTARKSILSQREVGDDTKSFSLALRHVLRQDPDVILIGEMRDLETMQAAITAAETGHLVFSTLHTTSAAQTIDRIVDVFPPHQQAQIRSQLSITLQAVITQKLLRRANTKGRVPATEILMATPALRNLIREAKGYQLYGQIEMGKEYGMHTMEQNLSELLKKGIIMREDALMSANVSEYIK